Proteins encoded in a region of the Natronorubrum halophilum genome:
- the ftsY gene encoding signal recognition particle-docking protein FtsY: MFDNLKEKLGSFRKDAEEAAEENVEELDDDELEAADPAEADAAEAEVDTAGSEADEDASPVSEAPDTTRETADEDETLEPGSEPSATAEPTPAAEPEAESDAALAAEADETGRGLETDEPAPETDEPAPETDEPAPETDEPAPETDEPAPETDESATDADGADDEDAEGDESSTETQEDDAATGFGAKARSLVKGKFVIEEEDLEGPLHELEMALLSSDVEMGVAEEIRDNIRDQLVGETRTFTTSTGAVVEEALRDAIYDVISVGQFDFDERIAVEDKPVTIVFTGVNGVGKTTSIAKLSRYFEERGYSTVMANGDTYRAGANEQIQEHANALDTKLISHQQGGDPAAVLYDAVEYAEANDIDVILGDTAGRLHTNEGLMDQLEKIDRVVDPDMTLFVDEAVAGQDAVNRAREFNEAAAVDGAILTKADADSNGGAAISVAHVTGRPILFLGVGQGYDDIERFDPDEMVDRLLADED, encoded by the coding sequence ATGTTCGACAACCTGAAGGAGAAACTCGGGAGCTTCCGCAAAGACGCCGAAGAGGCCGCCGAAGAGAACGTCGAGGAACTCGACGACGACGAACTCGAGGCGGCCGACCCCGCCGAGGCTGACGCAGCCGAAGCCGAAGTCGACACCGCCGGTAGCGAAGCCGACGAAGATGCGTCCCCCGTATCGGAAGCCCCAGATACCACCCGCGAAACGGCCGACGAGGACGAGACGCTCGAGCCGGGGTCCGAACCGTCAGCGACGGCCGAGCCGACGCCGGCGGCCGAACCGGAGGCCGAATCCGACGCTGCTCTCGCTGCAGAGGCGGACGAAACAGGACGCGGTCTCGAGACCGACGAACCGGCACCCGAGACCGACGAACCGGCACCCGAGACCGACGAACCGGCACCCGAGACCGACGAACCGGCACCCGAGACCGACGAACCGGCACCCGAGACCGACGAGTCGGCCACCGACGCTGACGGTGCCGACGACGAAGACGCCGAGGGCGACGAGTCGTCGACCGAAACGCAGGAAGACGACGCCGCCACCGGCTTCGGTGCCAAGGCGAGATCCCTCGTCAAAGGGAAGTTCGTCATCGAGGAAGAAGACCTCGAGGGACCGCTGCACGAACTCGAGATGGCGTTGCTCTCGAGCGACGTGGAGATGGGCGTCGCCGAGGAGATCCGCGACAACATCCGCGACCAACTGGTCGGGGAGACGCGGACGTTTACCACCTCGACGGGGGCGGTCGTCGAAGAGGCGCTGCGCGATGCGATCTACGACGTGATCAGCGTCGGACAGTTCGATTTCGACGAGCGCATCGCCGTCGAGGACAAGCCGGTGACGATCGTCTTCACCGGCGTCAACGGCGTCGGAAAGACGACCTCGATCGCCAAGCTGAGTCGCTACTTCGAGGAACGGGGCTACTCGACGGTGATGGCCAACGGCGACACCTACCGTGCCGGAGCCAACGAGCAGATCCAGGAGCACGCGAACGCGCTGGATACGAAGCTCATCAGCCACCAGCAGGGCGGCGACCCCGCCGCGGTGTTGTACGACGCCGTCGAGTACGCCGAAGCCAACGACATCGACGTCATCCTCGGCGACACTGCAGGGCGTCTCCACACGAACGAGGGGCTGATGGATCAACTCGAGAAGATCGATCGAGTCGTCGACCCTGACATGACGCTGTTCGTCGACGAGGCGGTGGCGGGTCAGGACGCGGTCAATCGAGCCCGCGAGTTCAACGAGGCCGCCGCGGTCGACGGCGCGATCTTGACCAAAGCCGACGCTGACTCGAACGGCGGCGCGGCGATCTCGGTCGCCCACGTCACCGGGCGGCCGATCCTCTTTCTCGGCGTCGGTCAGGGGTACGACGATATCGAGCGGTTCGACCCGGACGAGATGGTCGACAGACTGCTCGCCGACGAGGACTGA
- the pfdA gene encoding prefoldin subunit alpha yields the protein MSQQQLQQLSQELQEIDEQIGALEENVEAIQQQKTETDEAIEALETLETDSTVQVPIGGGAYLRANVQDIDEVIVELGADYAAEFEQDGAVDALESKKANLDDRIDEVNSEIAELEAESAELEQQAQQMQQQAMQQQMQQMGGEGQGPGQ from the coding sequence ATGAGTCAACAGCAACTCCAGCAGCTGTCTCAGGAACTACAGGAGATCGACGAGCAGATCGGTGCCCTCGAGGAGAACGTCGAGGCCATCCAGCAACAGAAGACCGAAACCGACGAGGCGATCGAGGCCCTCGAGACCCTCGAGACCGACTCGACCGTGCAGGTCCCAATCGGCGGCGGCGCGTACCTCCGCGCGAACGTACAGGATATCGACGAAGTGATCGTCGAGCTCGGTGCCGACTACGCCGCGGAGTTCGAACAGGACGGCGCCGTCGACGCACTCGAGAGCAAGAAAGCGAACCTCGACGATCGTATCGACGAGGTCAACAGCGAGATCGCCGAACTCGAGGCCGAGAGCGCCGAACTCGAACAGCAGGCCCAGCAGATGCAACAGCAGGCGATGCAACAGCAGATGCAACAGATGGGCGGCGAGGGCCAGGGCCCCGGCCAATAA
- the rpl18a gene encoding 50S ribosomal protein L18Ae, whose translation MSQFTVTGQFESRDGHAEFETTIDAENEDVAREHAFSQLGSQHGLKRTQIDLEEVVAQ comes from the coding sequence ATGAGTCAATTTACGGTCACTGGTCAGTTCGAGAGCCGCGACGGTCACGCGGAGTTCGAAACGACGATCGACGCCGAAAACGAGGACGTCGCCCGCGAACACGCCTTCTCACAACTCGGGAGCCAACACGGACTCAAACGAACCCAGATCGACCTCGAGGAGGTCGTTGCACAATGA
- a CDS encoding ASCH domain-containing protein, which yields MSELDPDELLPSDRMQTQALEGDVTQIHRGHRYAEEGDTFTIEETTFEVTDVTDRTLGDLTDEDARAEGVDDLEGYRRLLERAHDNFEWDDDSEIVRHRFERQ from the coding sequence ATGAGCGAACTCGACCCTGACGAGTTGCTGCCCAGCGACCGCATGCAGACCCAGGCGCTCGAGGGCGACGTCACGCAGATCCATCGCGGCCACCGGTACGCCGAGGAAGGCGATACGTTCACCATCGAGGAGACGACGTTCGAGGTAACCGACGTCACCGACCGAACGCTCGGCGACCTGACCGACGAGGACGCGCGGGCCGAAGGAGTGGACGACCTCGAGGGGTATCGACGACTGCTCGAGCGCGCACACGACAACTTCGAGTGGGACGACGACAGCGAGATCGTTCGCCACCGGTTCGAACGGCAGTAG
- a CDS encoding translation initiation factor IF-6, producing the protein MQRLAFAGSAYVGVFARATDSCVLVRPDVDDDVVADLTDELEVPAIRTTVGGSSTVGALAMGNENGLLVSSRALEYERERLEDAVDVPVAELPGNINAAGNVVLANDYGAYAHPDLPRNAIRIVKDTLDVPVERGDLADVRTVGTAAVATNSGVLCHPKATDDELDRLEDVLDVRADVGTVNYGAPLVGSGLIANETGYVIGQDTTGPELGRIEDALGYLD; encoded by the coding sequence TTGCAACGTCTCGCCTTCGCCGGGTCGGCCTACGTCGGCGTCTTCGCCCGTGCGACCGACTCGTGCGTTCTCGTTCGCCCGGACGTCGACGACGACGTCGTCGCTGACCTGACCGACGAACTCGAGGTGCCCGCAATCCGGACGACCGTCGGCGGTTCCTCGACGGTCGGTGCGTTAGCGATGGGTAACGAGAACGGCCTGCTCGTCAGCTCTCGCGCCCTCGAGTACGAACGCGAGCGACTCGAGGACGCGGTCGACGTACCCGTCGCGGAACTCCCGGGGAACATCAACGCCGCGGGAAACGTCGTGCTCGCCAACGATTACGGCGCGTACGCCCATCCCGACCTCCCGCGAAACGCGATTCGGATCGTCAAAGACACGCTCGATGTACCCGTCGAGCGCGGTGATCTCGCCGACGTTCGAACCGTCGGCACGGCCGCGGTCGCGACGAACTCAGGGGTGCTCTGTCATCCGAAAGCGACCGACGACGAACTGGACCGCCTCGAGGACGTACTCGACGTCCGAGCCGACGTCGGCACCGTCAACTACGGCGCGCCGCTGGTCGGCTCCGGGCTGATCGCGAACGAGACGGGCTACGTCATCGGTCAGGACACGACCGGACCGGAACTGGGCCGGATCGAGGACGCGCTCGGCTATCTGGACTGA
- a CDS encoding 50S ribosomal protein L31e, with protein sequence MSASDFEERVVTVPLRDVKKGPNHEAADYAMRLIREHLAKHFAVDEDAIRLDPSINETIWSQGRANPPRKLRVRAARFDEEGEAVVEAEVAE encoded by the coding sequence ATGAGTGCAAGTGATTTCGAGGAACGCGTCGTAACCGTTCCACTGCGCGACGTCAAGAAGGGACCCAACCACGAGGCCGCCGACTACGCGATGCGACTCATCCGTGAACACCTCGCGAAACACTTTGCGGTCGACGAGGACGCCATCCGACTGGACCCCTCGATCAACGAGACGATCTGGTCGCAGGGCCGGGCCAACCCGCCACGGAAGCTCCGCGTCCGTGCAGCTCGCTTCGACGAAGAGGGTGAAGCCGTCGTCGAAGCCGAGGTCGCCGAGTAA
- a CDS encoding 50S ribosomal protein L39e produces MGKKTKGKKKRLAKLENQNSRVPAWVMMKTDMEVQRNPKRRNWRRNDTDE; encoded by the coding sequence ATGGGTAAGAAAACGAAGGGCAAGAAGAAGCGGCTTGCCAAACTCGAGAACCAGAACAGCCGCGTTCCGGCCTGGGTCATGATGAAGACTGACATGGAAGTCCAGCGGAACCCGAAGCGACGCAACTGGCGCCGTAACGACACTGACGAGTAA
- the thpR gene encoding RNA 2',3'-cyclic phosphodiesterase, translated as MRSFVSVDLSDELAQPVAELQDEFADASGLTFTDPEQVHVTLKFLGDVDVDGLPELERELEAAVDDADVDPFTARFGGLGVFPSLDYIRVVWLGVVEGGEELTRLHEAIEKRTTGMGFEAESHDFTPHVTLARMEHAGGKDLVQQLVRESRASSADDERRSRGSEPEVGEMDVEEIRLTESTLTDEGPTYSTVESFSLA; from the coding sequence ATGCGATCGTTCGTCAGCGTCGACCTGTCCGACGAGCTCGCGCAACCGGTTGCCGAGTTGCAAGACGAGTTCGCGGACGCCAGCGGGCTCACCTTCACCGACCCCGAGCAGGTCCACGTCACGCTGAAATTTCTCGGCGACGTCGACGTGGATGGGCTTCCGGAACTCGAGCGCGAACTCGAGGCCGCCGTCGACGACGCCGACGTCGACCCTTTCACCGCGCGGTTCGGCGGATTGGGCGTCTTTCCGAGTCTCGATTACATCCGAGTCGTCTGGCTCGGCGTCGTCGAGGGCGGCGAGGAACTCACACGGCTTCACGAGGCGATCGAGAAGCGGACGACCGGTATGGGGTTCGAAGCGGAATCGCACGACTTCACGCCGCACGTGACGCTCGCGCGGATGGAACACGCGGGCGGGAAGGACCTCGTTCAGCAACTCGTTCGGGAGTCGAGGGCGTCGTCTGCGGACGACGAGCGGCGGAGCCGCGGGAGCGAACCGGAAGTCGGCGAGATGGACGTCGAGGAGATCAGACTGACCGAGAGCACGCTCACCGACGAGGGACCGACGTACTCGACGGTCGAATCGTTCTCGCTCGCGTAG
- a CDS encoding twin-arginine translocation signal domain-containing protein: MSPPRRTDSTVTPSPPTHRSRPGHNLSRRTFIAAGGTAALVSMGGCTAVMDYFGDLALQDVNVFNGADTPVNGAIDIVDPNGDVVLEETFDLEKAADEDEENQDADSIALYEDIWTDAGDYEVSIELEGDAFDTELDVGETFQNDSNDTGTETNRTSENDSTDTGAETNRTSENDSNDAGTGIETESVNGSSDTGTVTIFDTEIVTVDDPEEEHLAVGLAREGSAELISFHVIENFSDLEDEFE; encoded by the coding sequence ATGTCCCCGCCACGACGCACCGATTCGACGGTAACGCCCTCCCCACCGACCCACCGGTCCCGACCCGGTCACAACCTCTCCCGGCGCACGTTCATCGCCGCCGGTGGAACCGCGGCGCTGGTCTCGATGGGCGGCTGTACCGCAGTCATGGATTATTTCGGCGATCTCGCGCTTCAGGACGTGAACGTCTTCAACGGCGCTGATACGCCGGTCAACGGCGCGATCGATATCGTCGACCCGAACGGCGACGTCGTCCTCGAGGAGACGTTCGACCTCGAGAAAGCGGCCGACGAGGACGAGGAAAACCAGGACGCCGATTCGATCGCGCTCTACGAGGACATCTGGACGGACGCCGGCGACTACGAGGTCAGTATCGAACTCGAGGGTGATGCGTTCGATACCGAACTGGACGTCGGGGAGACGTTCCAGAACGACTCGAACGATACCGGAACGGAAACCAACCGGACGTCTGAGAACGATTCGACTGACACCGGAGCAGAAACCAACCGGACGTCCGAGAACGACTCGAACGACGCCGGAACGGGAATCGAGACGGAATCCGTGAACGGTTCGAGCGACACCGGAACGGTGACGATATTCGACACAGAAATCGTGACGGTCGACGACCCCGAGGAAGAGCACCTCGCGGTCGGACTCGCCCGGGAGGGGTCGGCAGAGCTGATCAGTTTTCACGTTATCGAGAACTTCAGCGACCTCGAGGACGAGTTCGAGTGA
- a CDS encoding tetratricopeptide repeat protein: protein MTDREGDSDHPFSEGEGFGDAYDEFDLDPPELGVDPSKVDPVDSRVVTDTLDKHNIGSDDVDASELLDVGLNYMQINRYEQATEAFDRAAQFAEDDRLEQEAWVNKGVAHAELEEWDAAIGAHREALRIDDSSEHAATAETNLAYALWEFGETSEALEHAERAVEIDERFAEGWFNRAFFLSERGLSEEALHCIDNAIRLGLRNAKVLEEKAEILEELGEYDEAEEIAEEANEMLERAEQRLVEERTEMQGHADGPDGQAQHHDQSRQGNTDITDPGRASDRDGEWELE from the coding sequence ATGACTGATCGAGAGGGCGATAGCGACCACCCCTTCTCCGAAGGCGAGGGCTTCGGTGACGCCTACGACGAGTTCGATCTTGATCCGCCGGAACTGGGCGTCGACCCGTCGAAGGTCGATCCCGTCGACTCCCGCGTCGTCACCGACACGCTCGACAAACACAACATCGGCAGCGACGACGTCGATGCGAGCGAGTTGCTCGACGTCGGGCTGAACTACATGCAGATCAACCGCTACGAGCAGGCCACCGAGGCCTTCGACCGGGCCGCCCAGTTCGCCGAAGACGACCGCCTCGAGCAGGAGGCGTGGGTGAACAAGGGCGTCGCCCACGCCGAACTCGAGGAGTGGGACGCGGCGATCGGAGCCCACCGCGAGGCCCTGCGGATCGACGATTCGAGCGAGCACGCGGCGACAGCCGAGACGAACCTCGCCTACGCGCTCTGGGAGTTCGGCGAGACGTCCGAAGCCTTAGAGCACGCCGAACGCGCCGTCGAGATCGACGAGCGCTTCGCCGAGGGCTGGTTCAACCGCGCCTTCTTCCTCTCGGAGCGCGGGCTGTCCGAGGAAGCGCTGCACTGTATCGACAACGCGATTCGGCTGGGACTGCGCAACGCCAAGGTGCTCGAGGAAAAGGCCGAGATCCTCGAGGAACTCGGCGAGTACGACGAGGCCGAGGAGATCGCCGAGGAAGCAAACGAGATGCTCGAGCGGGCCGAACAGCGTCTCGTGGAGGAACGAACGGAGATGCAGGGACACGCGGACGGTCCGGACGGACAGGCACAGCACCACGACCAGAGTCGACAGGGGAACACCGACATCACGGATCCCGGCCGCGCGTCCGACCGCGACGGCGAGTGGGAGCTCGAGTAA
- a CDS encoding DUF424 domain-containing protein: MIVNERRTPEGLLVAVCDEEVLGETFESDDLSLTVTEEFYGGDEADESAVIDSLARATVANIVGTRAVELAIEEGVIDEANVLEVGSTLHAQLLRMS, translated from the coding sequence ATGATCGTCAACGAACGGCGGACGCCGGAAGGGTTGCTAGTCGCCGTCTGCGACGAGGAGGTTCTCGGCGAGACCTTCGAGAGCGACGACCTCTCGCTGACCGTCACCGAGGAGTTCTACGGCGGCGACGAGGCGGACGAGAGCGCCGTCATCGACAGCCTCGCGCGGGCGACCGTCGCCAATATCGTCGGCACGCGCGCCGTCGAACTCGCCATCGAGGAGGGGGTTATCGACGAGGCGAACGTTCTCGAGGTCGGGTCGACGCTGCACGCGCAGTTGCTGCGGATGTCGTAG
- a CDS encoding ABC transporter permease, which translates to MTSHIPTVARKEFEDAGRSKLLWALIGLLVGIVIIGYTAIWYVDGDATAAEVLGFLGFPLQTIVPIAALIAGYMAVVGERRSGSIKLLLGLPPNRTDVVFGKLFGRMAVVGTAVGLAFVVSLVLGAVFFGSVPLVDWLGFAAITLLFGTAFAGLAVGVSAGTSTRGKSMALVVGIYMIFVALWELVTAGPYYLLYDEGPPIEAETWYLVLQQFNPMSAYTTLASNTIEGTVYPFTFQYGLEDFEAAQLSPAERYAGDAPFYLEDWFGVVVLLFWLVVPVAIGYYRFSRTDL; encoded by the coding sequence ATGACGTCGCACATTCCCACCGTCGCCCGCAAGGAGTTCGAGGATGCCGGCCGTTCGAAACTGCTCTGGGCGCTGATCGGCCTGCTCGTCGGAATCGTCATCATCGGGTACACGGCGATTTGGTACGTCGACGGCGACGCGACCGCGGCCGAGGTGCTCGGCTTTCTCGGGTTCCCGCTCCAGACGATCGTTCCGATCGCCGCGCTCATCGCGGGCTACATGGCCGTCGTCGGAGAGCGCCGCTCGGGCAGCATCAAACTCCTGCTCGGCCTGCCGCCGAACCGGACCGATGTGGTCTTCGGAAAACTGTTCGGACGGATGGCCGTCGTCGGAACGGCCGTCGGCCTCGCCTTCGTCGTTTCGCTCGTGCTGGGGGCCGTGTTTTTCGGCTCGGTACCGCTCGTCGACTGGCTCGGGTTCGCCGCGATCACGCTGTTGTTCGGCACCGCCTTCGCCGGCCTCGCGGTCGGCGTCTCCGCCGGCACTTCCACGCGAGGCAAGTCGATGGCGCTTGTCGTCGGCATCTACATGATCTTCGTCGCCCTGTGGGAGCTTGTCACGGCCGGCCCGTACTACCTCCTCTACGACGAGGGGCCGCCCATCGAGGCCGAAACGTGGTACCTCGTGCTCCAGCAGTTCAACCCGATGTCCGCCTACACGACGCTGGCGAGCAATACCATCGAGGGGACGGTCTATCCCTTCACGTTCCAGTACGGACTCGAGGATTTCGAAGCGGCCCAGCTGAGCCCGGCCGAGCGGTACGCGGGTGACGCGCCGTTCTACCTCGAGGACTGGTTCGGCGTCGTCGTCTTGCTGTTCTGGCTCGTCGTTCCCGTCGCGATCGGCTACTATCGGTTCAGTAGAACGGACCTGTAG
- a CDS encoding ABC transporter ATP-binding protein produces MAAITTAGLTKRYGELTAVDTLDLTIEEGEVFGFLGPNGAGKSTTINMLLDFTRPTAGSATVLGYDAQDEIDEISPRVGMLPEGFDIYPRLSGRRHVEFAIETKAAADDPDRILERVGLSADDASRPAGDYSKGMRQRLATGMALVGDPDLLIMDEPSSGLDPHGIREMQEIVRAEAERGTTVFFSSHILEHVEAVCDRVGVLNEGELVAVDTIEGLRESIGGGGTMELTLAESAAERRSTVASIAGIADVTASGRTLECTVTDSAAKASVVTALDDAGATIQDMRIEDVSLESLFTTLTNGGGERETEAAGASAAAEATGTEVVE; encoded by the coding sequence ATGGCTGCGATTACCACAGCGGGATTGACGAAGCGGTACGGTGAGCTTACCGCCGTCGATACCCTCGACCTCACGATCGAGGAGGGGGAGGTGTTCGGGTTTTTAGGCCCGAACGGTGCCGGCAAGTCGACGACGATCAACATGTTGCTCGATTTCACCCGGCCGACCGCGGGATCGGCGACGGTTCTCGGCTACGACGCTCAGGACGAGATCGACGAGATCAGTCCCCGCGTCGGCATGCTACCGGAGGGGTTCGACATCTACCCGCGCCTCTCGGGCCGTCGCCACGTCGAGTTCGCGATCGAGACCAAAGCCGCCGCCGACGACCCCGACAGGATCCTCGAGCGCGTCGGACTCTCGGCCGACGACGCCAGCCGGCCGGCCGGCGATTACTCGAAGGGGATGCGCCAGCGACTCGCGACCGGCATGGCGCTGGTCGGCGATCCGGACCTCCTCATCATGGACGAGCCCTCCTCCGGGCTCGACCCCCACGGTATCCGCGAGATGCAGGAGATCGTTCGCGCGGAGGCCGAACGGGGAACGACCGTCTTCTTCTCGAGTCACATCCTCGAGCACGTCGAGGCCGTCTGTGACCGCGTCGGCGTGTTGAACGAGGGCGAACTCGTCGCCGTCGACACGATCGAGGGGCTCCGGGAGTCGATCGGCGGCGGCGGGACGATGGAACTCACGCTCGCCGAGTCCGCCGCCGAACGCCGTTCCACCGTCGCCTCGATCGCCGGGATCGCCGACGTCACCGCGTCCGGACGCACCCTCGAGTGCACGGTCACCGATTCGGCGGCGAAGGCGAGCGTCGTGACCGCGCTCGACGACGCCGGAGCGACGATTCAGGATATGCGGATCGAAGACGTCTCCCTCGAGTCGCTGTTCACGACGCTGACGAACGGCGGGGGCGAGCGCGAAACGGAAGCCGCTGGTGCGAGTGCGGCCGCTGAGGCCACAGGAACGGAGGTGGTCGAATGA
- a CDS encoding aminotransferase class V-fold PLP-dependent enzyme — protein MSQQNLEPLDVGAIRDEFPILEREFDGQQVVYLDNAATTQTPDPVVDAMSDYYRESNANIHRGIHHLSQEASIAYEEAHDRVADFIGADGREEVVFTKNTTESENLVAYSWGLHELEPGDEIVLTEMEHHASLVTWQQIGKRTGADVKYIRIDEDGRLDMDHARELITDDTEMVSAVHVSNTLGTVNPVSELTDLAHEHDAHSFIDGAQAVPNRPVDVEAIDADFYAFSGHKMAGPTGIGVLYGKRELLEEMQPYLYGGGMIRKVTFEESTWGDLPWKFEPGTPPIAEAVGLEAAIDWLEEIGMERIRAHEEEIARYAYEQLAAEGDVEIYGPEPGPDRAGLVSFNIDGVHAHDLASIMNDHTVAVRAGDHCTQPLHDKLGVAASARASFYVYNTREEVDKLIAALDDARQLFS, from the coding sequence ATGAGTCAACAGAACCTCGAGCCGCTCGATGTGGGGGCGATCCGCGACGAGTTCCCGATTCTCGAGCGCGAGTTCGACGGCCAGCAGGTCGTCTACCTCGACAACGCGGCGACGACCCAGACCCCGGATCCGGTCGTCGACGCGATGAGCGACTACTACCGCGAGTCCAACGCGAACATCCACCGCGGAATTCACCACCTCAGCCAGGAGGCGTCGATCGCCTACGAGGAGGCTCACGACCGCGTCGCCGACTTTATCGGTGCCGACGGCCGCGAGGAGGTCGTTTTCACCAAGAACACGACCGAGAGCGAGAATCTGGTCGCCTACTCGTGGGGCCTCCACGAACTCGAACCCGGCGACGAGATCGTCCTCACGGAGATGGAACACCACGCCTCGCTGGTCACGTGGCAACAGATCGGCAAGCGAACGGGTGCCGACGTGAAGTACATCCGTATCGACGAGGACGGTCGCCTCGACATGGACCACGCCCGCGAACTCATCACCGACGACACCGAGATGGTCTCGGCGGTGCACGTCTCGAACACGCTGGGGACGGTCAACCCCGTTTCCGAACTGACCGACCTCGCGCACGAACACGATGCGCACTCCTTCATCGACGGCGCCCAGGCCGTTCCCAACCGGCCCGTCGACGTCGAAGCCATCGACGCCGACTTCTACGCATTTTCGGGGCACAAGATGGCCGGCCCCACCGGCATCGGCGTTCTGTACGGCAAGCGAGAGCTACTCGAGGAGATGCAGCCCTACCTCTACGGCGGCGGCATGATCCGGAAGGTCACCTTCGAGGAGTCGACGTGGGGCGACCTTCCCTGGAAGTTCGAACCGGGGACGCCGCCCATCGCCGAAGCCGTCGGCCTCGAGGCCGCCATCGACTGGCTCGAGGAGATCGGTATGGAGCGCATCCGGGCCCACGAGGAGGAGATCGCACGCTACGCCTACGAGCAACTCGCGGCCGAAGGCGACGTGGAGATCTACGGCCCCGAACCGGGACCCGACCGCGCCGGCCTCGTCAGCTTCAACATCGACGGCGTCCACGCCCACGATCTGGCCTCGATCATGAACGATCACACGGTCGCCGTTCGCGCCGGCGATCACTGTACCCAGCCGCTCCACGATAAGCTGGGCGTGGCGGCGTCGGCTCGAGCGTCCTTCTACGTGTACAACACGCGAGAGGAAGTCGACAAGCTGATCGCCGCCCTCGACGACGCGCGTCAGCTATTTAGCTGA
- a CDS encoding PGF-CTERM-anchored ABC transporter substrate-binding protein yields the protein MHRAWSMLVVSIVIVGAFAPITAVGATAGNGVVSAEPSSEGDCQYPVTETDGTGTEVTLEEAPETVVTLNPSLAQTMWEIGAEERVTGLTSHAENLEGAENRTSVSTDDATIDPEIVVDLDADLVLATSSQYVTEEMIETLRESGQTVYYFPAAESIDDVRERTRLLGSLVDECAGATETVDWMDEELEVVSEAIDGEDRPDVLYTFFGFTAGEGTFIDELIEAGGGTNVAAEAGIDGYQEPDAETVVDANPEWLVLNTNSPDVPETPAYEATAAVQNDRTLIVDINHLNRPGPRIVHAITAFAEAFHPDAYAEATAEAGVSDDSSQSADGSERSETTDEVPGFGFGLTTVAVSLVVLSLATLSRIRHGHDRS from the coding sequence ATGCACCGCGCGTGGAGTATGCTGGTCGTGTCGATCGTGATCGTCGGAGCGTTCGCTCCGATCACCGCCGTCGGAGCCACGGCGGGGAACGGCGTCGTCTCCGCCGAACCGTCGAGTGAGGGTGACTGTCAGTACCCGGTAACCGAAACCGACGGCACCGGAACGGAGGTAACGCTCGAGGAAGCGCCCGAAACGGTCGTGACGCTCAATCCGAGCCTCGCCCAGACGATGTGGGAGATCGGTGCCGAGGAGCGGGTGACCGGTCTCACGAGCCACGCCGAGAACCTCGAGGGAGCGGAGAACCGGACGAGCGTCTCGACCGACGACGCGACGATCGATCCCGAGATCGTCGTCGATCTCGATGCCGATCTCGTCCTCGCGACGAGTTCGCAGTACGTCACCGAGGAGATGATCGAGACGCTGCGAGAGTCCGGACAGACCGTCTACTACTTCCCGGCGGCGGAGTCGATCGACGACGTTCGCGAGCGGACCCGTCTCCTCGGCTCGCTGGTCGACGAATGTGCGGGCGCTACCGAGACCGTCGACTGGATGGACGAGGAACTCGAGGTCGTCAGCGAGGCGATCGACGGCGAGGACCGGCCCGACGTCCTCTACACGTTCTTCGGGTTCACCGCCGGGGAGGGGACGTTTATCGACGAACTGATCGAGGCCGGCGGCGGCACGAACGTCGCGGCCGAGGCCGGAATCGACGGCTACCAGGAGCCCGACGCCGAAACCGTCGTCGACGCGAATCCCGAGTGGCTCGTCCTCAACACCAACTCGCCCGACGTGCCGGAGACGCCGGCCTACGAGGCGACGGCTGCGGTGCAGAACGATCGGACGCTGATCGTCGACATCAATCACCTGAACCGACCGGGGCCGCGGATCGTTCACGCGATCACGGCGTTCGCGGAAGCGTTCCACCCCGACGCCTACGCCGAGGCCACCGCCGAGGCCGGCGTCTCCGACGACTCCTCGCAGTCAGCGGACGGGTCGGAGAGGTCGGAGACGACGGACGAAGTGCCGGGGTTCGGGTTCGGCCTGACGACGGTCGCCGTTTCGCTCGTCGTCCTCTCGCTCGCGACGCTGAGCAGGATCCGGCACGGTCATGATCGTTCCTAA